The nucleotide sequence GTAAAGGATGCATCCCACTTCATTCTGCTATTAGAATGGGATATGAAGAGATTACAAAAGCCCTCTTAGATGCGGGGTCCAACTTTAATTTGgatatcaattggccaaacagTAATGGAGACACTCCGCTTCATTATGCGGTTTATTGGCAAAATGAAGATATCATAAAAGTCCTTCTGGATGCAGGACCCAACTTCAATTTAGATATCAATTTGGCAAACAATTATGGAGACACTCCGCTTCAGTACGCTATTCATGGGCAACAtgaagaaattgtaaaaatcctTTTAGATGCAGGGTCCAACTTTGGTTTGGATATCAATCACCAAAACAATGAAGGATTCGCAGCGTTTCATTGTGCTGTTAGTTTGGGGAATAAAGAAATCATTAAAAGCATTTTAGATGCAGGGTCCAACTTCAACTTGGATATTAATCTACAAAGCAACAAAGGAAACACACCGCTTCATCATGCTATTCATGggcaaaatgaagaaaacataGAAGTCCTTTTAGATGCAGGGTCCAACTTCAATTTGAATATCAATCAGCCAAATGATAATGGATATACTCCACTTCATTATGCCATCTGTTGTGAGAATGAAGAAATAGTAAAGGTTCTTCTAGCCAGCCGGGATAAGTACGGTTTGGATATTAGTTACCCAAATAATGATGGATACACTCCACTTTATTGTGCTGTGATTTATGGAAATGAAGGAATCATAAACGCTCTTTTACATGCTGGTGCACATGTTGTTCAAAGGGCACATCATGGCATAACACTTTTGCAGTTGACTCCAGGTTCTGTACTCAAAGAGTATTTGGATAAATGTATTTCCACCAGTAAAAATGCCCCCACACTTTTACAACATGAAATCATATTTGACTACAGCATGATTACTCATCCTAAACGGGAATCTTCAGCCGCAGGAAGCATTAGCTATGTTACTGAGATGGAAGCTTTGCAGATCATGGCCAGAACTGCAGAATTGAGGGATGTTCTCAAGCATCCGGTGTTACTGAGTTTCTTGAGTTTGAGGTGGTACACTATTgctaaatatttttatatttacttaatttttcacattatttattttatattacttACTACTTACATTTGCTGCACCAATTGTTCTTCAAGTGGCCATTACAATACCGTATCCCATAACTTCTTCAATTGTTCTGAGTACCTCAATAGTGCTCAATTGCTGAATGATACTTCCGTTAATTGTTCTGATTACCCAAATAGTATTCGATTGCCAAATGATACTTCCAATAATGCTGACAATTTCGTGACCGGTGGCGATCATATTTCACAAGTTGATGTTTGTCTCTGGTATGTTATGATGGTCTTATGTATCATATTTGCTTTCAAGGAACTGTATCAGTTTCATGTCTCTCCTCGTAAATACCTCAGGTCAGCTGAGAACTGGCTAGAAATATGTTTAATATGCCTAACATTAGTTTTGCTATTGCGCCAGATAAATTTTGAATGCCAACATAAGCTCTCTTCTATAGTAATCATAGTTGCAGGGATGGACCTAATGCTTCTAATTGGTCGGCATCCGTTATCCTCCTCGTATATTGAAATGTTCAAAGCTGTCAGCATCAGCTTTCTAAAACTCTTGGCTTGTTATTTGATTCTAATTATATCGTTTGCGCTAAGTTTCTACATGCTGTTCAAAGATGAGCCTCAAAACAACGACCTCTTCAAAGAACCTGCTTTGTCCTTCTTAAAATCCATTGTCATGTTGACGGGAGAATTAGGTACAGATGACATCCCTTTACGTACATTCGACCTCAACTCTAGTATaggatattttttattcattttgttcatCTTCCTCATAGCCATTGTGTTGTACAACCTGCTGAATGGATTGGCTGTCAGTGACACTCAAGCTATCAAATCTGATGCAGAATTGGTAGTAACAGTTTCGAAAGTAAAATTGATATCGTATGTGGAAGGTATAGTGATACCACACTTTTTCAAGTGTCTTAATTTTATATGTAGGATAACAAAGTTTTGTACCTCTGCATTTTGTGGAGAAAACGGATGCAGACACAACAGATACATAGTTTACAAAAGTATCAATTCATTGCGGTATACGTTTCCGGAGAATAAAATATACGTTAGACCCAATATGGATAACATTGTGCGTTTACCAAAGCATAATTCAACAGATGAGATAAGTCGAATCGCAATCGATTCGCATATAGTTAAACAAGCTAAGaaaatactagaaaaaaataagcaaCTAGAAAAAGATGCAGAAGAGCGCAATTCTCAGAAACGCGAGTACAACtccaaaatggaaaatattgagAAACTGTTGCAAGAacataataataaattgaaagctGTTGAGAAATTATCGTTAGAATATAATAATAAATTGGAAACTGTTGAGAAATTATCGCTAGAATATAATAATAAATTGGAAACTGTTGACAAATCACTGAAAgagattatgaaaattttgaaaccaaaataaaCAATAAGTGATTCAAAGtggataattttattaatttaatgtCATTTGATAGGTAGATCTGGGTAaccactaaaaaaattgattcacagccaataatatgaaaatttcgttgaaaaaatttcacacacgcACGTCCTTACCTAGAGACCATTTTCTATGAAACTTTTtggactcccccccccctcccgagCATGTTTCCCGCTTCTTCCGCGGAaccgatttcaacgaattttaaaaaaaaaatattccttcattttttctctcatttttggttcaCATCACACAccgaaaatgagaaatttcatgCTATGTACCTATACAATTCTGTTTCTTTTGATGGTTTCAAAGACCTTTACTTTTtcgaagaaatcaaatttttagggtgaaaaaagtcgaaaaaagttACACTTTTAACGACAACTACTAGTGAATAAAACCcacaaaatacgaatttttcgtCAATTGGGAAACATTATGCcgtgtaattttgatttttaattttttttctcatgagtagatagataggtacctattttttctcgaaagttGATTTCGTGCCTTAAAGGACCTCTCAGcgtatctttattttttttccatctcaaaAACAGGGAAAAGTCACTTTCAAGAAAATTgtataaataattcaatttattcgattttatcAGATCTACTATTCGTTTATGAAATGACTCAGAATGCACGCGTCAATTGACAAGAAAATAAGTGAACAGCAGTTCTCATTAGGTTCGTTAATTTCTGTACTTGTATGTATTAGGTGTAGTATGATCGTGTATTAACTTACACCTAGGTAGTAGATACAGAACACCTCTCCTTTCATTTAAATCCTCCATAAAATAGTTTCAAACCGGTTCACACATATCCGCAAATACTAGACAAGCGACgagttggctaaaaaaaaaaaaaaaatacaatgattCACACCATTATCAGTGAGGTCATAGAAGTATAATATTCTTTCGTTAAATTAATTCGTTCAAAATGTAAGCTCTCGTTccgaaagattttcaaaaataggtctCAAAAGAGACACTCTCCGTGATCATTTTTCTACATTTAGATAGGGATGcatttcacccatttttttaaaaaaaatgttgcctcTATTTCTATTAAATATTACGTGAACAtctcaaaaataggtaccactTTTGCattcgagaaaaattaaaatattgtgaACTTCAAGGTTAATCCAAATTACTTACGTTATTATCGTAAGCACGTTCTACTTATTGTATGTATTAGTAGTGTGATATCTTTCACGATAGGTTGATGCTAAAAATTCATTGtagtgtttcaaaaatgtaatttttttcgtattatgTTGATTAAAATGTGCATGCACCTTCTTCGGTCATTACTGGATGCATGAGTAGGTAAATTATGCAGTTCTTCAAGACTAATTATGAGTCAAACTGGTGCGATTAAGTCATCAAAGTTATCACTTCGAGGTAAGCAAAGAAAATAAATAGTTCATTATTAGCACCTTATTCAGCACTTCTAGATACCTATCTACTATTTTTCCAAGAGGGAAGGATTTAACACAAACTCTGCATTCTCAACTTGATGGGAATTTTTCGTTGTTGCTTTAATTTCTTTGACCGGACAAGATATGTACAGTGTAcacgtaggtatacttatttaaCACTTAATTcgctttttcaataaatacgTACAGACCTATGtatatttcctattttttttcttcaatttgattTCCAGTCTGTTTTGAatgagtaagtataggtacctaccaaatttaATATGAAAAACTACCCCTTCAACATCTCATAAAATAGATCAGTCGGATTTATTCACGTTCTTAATTAAGTAAAGGAATATATTAATGACGTCTCATTTTCGTTACAGTAAATGCTTATTTAAAAACTTAGGTATGTTAgataaattatgtacctacctaaatcgaTTTGTGTACAGGATCACGTTTcagccaaaaaattacaatttgtcgCAGATTCGAGGACTCCATCATGGTCAGGAATTTATATCCAAACATAACTAAACGTGGGAATTCCTCAAGGTCTTCATCATTAGTCATTACGAACcaaattattaggtatttttactcaaagaacaaaacgtcgaaaaattcgtcgaaaaattgtaaaacgaCCTATGCATCTACTTACAATCCGGGAAAGTAGAAATGTTAAATTACCATTACAAGAACCTTGGCCATGGAACTCTACTCCATATCGCTTGTCAATCAAAAGGATTTCATGAATTTGTCAAGGTTTTACTCCAAAATGGCGCTAATATTGATTATACATAATTCAAAGCTAGGGCATGCAGCTATTCATTTCGCAGTGGAGgtttaaaaacattgaaaattcttcaaacgaTCCCGTATGTAACGTGAATCgcttaaaattttgaggaaattcggCTTTGCATTATGAATCTGAACATGACCACATGGAATCCGTAAAGTTCCTTTGGAAGCATCCTGCCATAGATGTGAATATATGGCAACTGCACTATGATAGAGCACCTTTACACTTggaattgaatcaaaattgaaggaatgcCATTTAAGAGCTCCTGGAACACCCGTAACACCCAGAAGTTGACTTAAATTCACATAGAGACATCCATGGTGACAAATGTCATCAGTTGATCGGATCTGTAGGTTCCCGGAGCTTGATTTTAAGGTATCCCAAGTGAGTCCTTTGGGGGATACCAACGACTG is from Planococcus citri chromosome 1, ihPlaCitr1.1, whole genome shotgun sequence and encodes:
- the LOC135831158 gene encoding transient receptor potential cation channel subfamily A member 1-like → MAGYWTLKSLLKQQNFEKFAKELEKNLQFGQLDINYPNECPALVALLHIACQSKGCHKFVEILLQKGADINHPSDEEFSRAAIHFAVENGDVETLKILLNDPNCNVNTLSKHGYSALHYAVERDDVDCIMLLLQHSGIDINIVGDANQTPLHLALNNNCRKAIYELLEHREIDLDRLGDNSGHTCRQLINSKYPEFALKLSQIGSLKDESDSLFSLLYKREIDKFREQVMICAPNSNDHNGEYTYLQYACHYGLVEVVEILLNAEVDPNQYCPNNPITPIMITIERGYHSILKLLLEEPMLSFEPVAQKNVFHILIDGMHAVKNSPVNENLESDHIKCLQYLLNSKFCSQWDINHPNEEGYSPLHRAIKLNDKELINVLLHADVQFNLDINLPDNEGNTPLHYAVILRNEEIIRALVGAGSILNLDLNHPDSKGCIPLHSAIRMGYEEITKALLDAGSNFNLDINWPNSNGDTPLHYAVYWQNEDIIKVLLDAGPNFNLDINLANNYGDTPLQYAIHGQHEEIVKILLDAGSNFGLDINHQNNEGFAAFHCAVSLGNKEIIKSILDAGSNFNLDINLQSNKGNTPLHHAIHGQNEENIEVLLDAGSNFNLNINQPNDNGYTPLHYAICCENEEIVKVLLASRDKYGLDISYPNNDGYTPLYCAVIYGNEGIINALLHAGAHVVQRAHHGITLLQLTPGSVLKEYLDKCISTSKNAPTLLQHEIIFDYSMITHPKRESSAAGSISYVTEMEALQIMARTAELRDVLKHPVLLSFLSLRWYTIAKYFYIYLIFHIIYFILLTTYICCTNCSSSGHYNTVSHNFFNCSEYLNSAQLLNDTSVNCSDYPNSIRLPNDTSNNADNFVTGGDHISQVDVCLWYVMMVLCIIFAFKELYQFHVSPRKYLRSAENWLEICLICLTLVLLLRQINFECQHKLSSIVIIVAGMDLMLLIGRHPLSSSYIEMFKAVSISFLKLLACYLILIISFALSFYMLFKDEPQNNDLFKEPALSFLKSIVMLTGELGTDDIPLRTFDLNSSIGYFLFILFIFLIAIVLYNLLNGLAVSDTQAIKSDAELVVTVSKVKLISYVEGIVIPHFFKCLNFICRITKFCTSAFCGENGCRHNRYIVYKSINSLRYTFPENKIYVRPNMDNIVRLPKHNSTDEISRIAIDSHIVKQAKKILEKNKQLEKDAEERNSQKREYNSKMENIEKLLQEHNNKLKAVEKLSLEYNNKLETVEKLSLEYNNKLETVDKSLKEIMKILKPK